The following coding sequences lie in one Mucilaginibacter sp. KACC 22773 genomic window:
- a CDS encoding NADH-quinone oxidoreductase subunit N: MTTLIIISVLPIVLLYLGLYKASKALLPVTIVGLLAALACAVGEYKRPDTTIPTFHGMMMFNNFSVVFSSIAIITTILILLLSAGYFEKISNHVAEYYAIILFSLTGIIVMVSYYNLTMMFIGIEIMSVSLYILAGIKKSDFASNEAALKYFLMGAFSTGFLLFGITLLYGTTGSFSLEVINDWVVAHPHADPMFYTGIGLIIVGLSFKVGAAPFHFWTPDVYEGSPTLITAFMSTVVKTAGFAAFLRLFSVCFAPLSDFWTPILLVITVATLFIGNITALYQQSFKRMLAFSSISHAGYLLFAIVALGASSANSVFIYATAYSVASIVAFGALILVQQQSGSDNFESFNGLAKKSPFLALVLTVAMLSLAGIPLTAGFMGKFYMFTGALAKYQFWLVIVAVVNAIISIFYYFRVIVAMYFKAADRAELVVPAYYKIVFAISALATIVIGVYPDFISYFI; the protein is encoded by the coding sequence ATGACTACTTTAATCATCATATCTGTTTTACCAATAGTGTTGCTGTACCTTGGCTTGTACAAGGCTTCAAAGGCATTATTACCTGTTACCATTGTTGGTTTGCTTGCTGCGCTGGCTTGCGCTGTGGGCGAATACAAAAGGCCCGATACCACAATTCCTACTTTTCATGGTATGATGATGTTCAATAATTTTTCTGTTGTATTTTCATCAATAGCTATAATAACAACTATTTTAATCCTGCTCTTATCAGCGGGATATTTTGAGAAGATAAGTAACCACGTTGCCGAGTATTACGCTATTATCCTATTTTCATTGACAGGGATTATTGTAATGGTTTCTTACTACAACCTAACCATGATGTTTATTGGTATTGAAATCATGTCGGTAAGTTTATACATCCTGGCGGGCATCAAGAAGAGCGATTTTGCATCAAACGAAGCTGCTTTAAAATATTTTCTGATGGGGGCGTTCTCAACAGGTTTCTTATTGTTTGGTATTACTTTGCTTTACGGCACAACAGGCTCTTTTAGCCTCGAGGTTATTAATGATTGGGTTGTCGCGCATCCACACGCCGATCCTATGTTTTATACAGGCATAGGGCTTATCATCGTGGGCCTTTCCTTTAAAGTGGGCGCTGCTCCGTTCCATTTTTGGACACCGGATGTATACGAAGGCTCGCCAACCCTTATAACCGCTTTCATGTCTACAGTAGTAAAAACTGCAGGTTTCGCGGCATTCCTTCGTTTGTTTTCGGTATGTTTCGCACCACTATCAGATTTCTGGACACCAATCTTACTTGTCATCACTGTAGCAACATTGTTTATAGGCAACATTACCGCATTATATCAGCAAAGCTTTAAAAGAATGCTTGCTTTTTCAAGCATTTCGCATGCTGGTTACCTGCTTTTTGCAATTGTGGCTTTAGGTGCAAGTTCGGCCAATTCGGTGTTTATTTATGCAACTGCCTATTCTGTTGCATCCATTGTAGCTTTTGGTGCCCTTATTTTAGTGCAGCAACAAAGCGGCAGCGACAATTTTGAGAGTTTTAATGGCCTTGCAAAAAAGAGCCCTTTTCTGGCATTAGTACTTACTGTTGCCATGCTTTCGTTGGCCGGTATCCCGCTTACTGCAGGTTTTATGGGCAAGTTTTATATGTTTACCGGTGCACTTGCTAAATACCAGTTTTGGCTGGTTATAGTAGCTGTTGTAAACGCAATCATCAGTATTTTCTACTACTTCAGGGTTATTGTGGCTATGTACTTCAAGGCGGCAGATAGGGCCGAGCTGGTAGTGCCGGCTTACTATAAAATTGTTTTTGCTATTTCGGCATTGGCAACTATCGTCATCGGTGTTTACCCTGATTTTATTTCCTATTTCATTTAA
- a CDS encoding DedA family protein, with protein sequence MESFWDYLQNLTDAQSIISRGGFYFLLIVVFAETGLFFGFFLPGDYLLFMAGLLCSAGKVDVNISTLVLSLIAAGILGNFTGYWFGHRTGPVLFNRNDSLFFKKRYVILASDFYNKYGGMALILGRFFPIVRTFAPIFAGVVKVDLKKFALYNLVGCVAWVCTFTLGGFFLGKRFPQLKDYMQYVVLGLIVITTIPLVVAYVRKKIAENKEQNIR encoded by the coding sequence ATGGAAAGTTTTTGGGATTACCTTCAAAATTTAACGGACGCTCAATCCATCATAAGTAGGGGAGGTTTTTATTTCCTGCTTATTGTTGTTTTTGCTGAAACCGGGTTGTTTTTTGGTTTTTTTTTACCAGGAGACTATTTGCTATTTATGGCAGGCTTGTTGTGTTCTGCAGGCAAGGTTGACGTAAATATATCTACATTGGTGTTATCGCTCATTGCAGCAGGCATATTAGGAAATTTTACGGGATATTGGTTTGGTCATCGAACGGGGCCTGTATTGTTCAATAGAAACGACTCGCTGTTTTTTAAGAAGCGATATGTGATACTGGCCAGCGACTTTTATAACAAATACGGCGGTATGGCTTTGATTTTGGGCAGATTTTTCCCTATCGTTAGGACATTTGCCCCTATATTTGCAGGTGTTGTTAAAGTTGATCTTAAAAAGTTTGCTTTATACAACCTTGTTGGTTGCGTAGCATGGGTGTGCACCTTTACCTTGGGCGGTTTTTTTTTAGGAAAACGGTTCCCGCAGCTGAAGGATTACATGCAGTATGTAGTTTTAGGGCTTATAGTAATTACTACCATACCCCTTGTTGTTGCGTACGTACGGAAGAAAATTGCAGAGAATAAAGAACAGAATATTAGATAA
- the nuoK gene encoding NADH-quinone oxidoreductase subunit NuoK: MESLTNTMHAVPLNHYILLSAIIFSIGVMGVLIRRNAIVIFMSVELMLNSVNLLLTAFSVYRGDATGQVFVFFIMALAAAEVAVGLAIIVMIYRNTNSIDINVLNRLKW; encoded by the coding sequence ATGGAAAGTTTAACAAATACCATGCACGCGGTGCCGCTTAATCATTACATATTGTTAAGTGCCATTATTTTTTCGATTGGCGTAATGGGCGTATTAATCCGCCGCAATGCCATTGTGATATTTATGTCGGTTGAGTTGATGCTGAACTCGGTAAACCTGTTGCTAACCGCATTTTCTGTATACAGGGGCGATGCTACTGGCCAGGTTTTCGTATTCTTTATTATGGCGCTGGCCGCCGCCGAAGTTGCAGTAGGCTTGGCTATTATCGTAATGATCTATAGAAACACCAATTCGATAGATATTAACGTGCTGAACAGGCTGAAGTGGTAG
- a CDS encoding NADH-quinone oxidoreductase subunit J family protein, with the protein MSTFYFIAFLSIFFSILVISAKNPVHSILYLILTFFTFTIHYILLNAQFLAIVNFIVYMGAILVLFLYTLMLINLNKESEPVKPFMIKIAGVFGGGILAVAIASSLKLVATSNPVVLQNPDLGLVKNLGKVLFNEFLLPFEVSSVLLLSAMVGAVLLATKDPKTT; encoded by the coding sequence ATGAGTACATTTTACTTCATCGCGTTTTTGTCCATATTCTTTTCGATATTGGTAATCTCGGCCAAAAATCCGGTACATAGTATCCTTTATCTTATACTTACCTTTTTTACGTTCACCATTCACTACATTTTACTGAATGCCCAGTTTTTGGCTATCGTGAATTTTATAGTATACATGGGGGCTATCCTGGTGCTGTTCCTGTACACCCTGATGCTCATTAACCTTAATAAGGAAAGCGAGCCGGTTAAGCCTTTTATGATCAAGATAGCCGGTGTATTTGGCGGGGGCATTCTTGCTGTTGCCATAGCATCGTCATTAAAACTGGTTGCCACATCAAACCCGGTGGTATTGCAAAACCCCGACCTTGGGTTGGTGAAAAACCTGGGTAAAGTATTGTTTAACGAATTTTTATTGCCATTTGAAGTGTCGTCTGTATTGCTGTTATCGGCAATGGTAGGCGCTGTTTTACTGGCTACAAAAGACCCTAAAACTACATAA
- a CDS encoding 2Fe-2S iron-sulfur cluster-binding protein: MKVTIDGIPVEVEPGTSILNAARQIGGDIVPPAMCYYSKLEGSGGKCRTCLVKVTKGSEKDPRPMPKLVASCRTGVMDGMEVQNITSPEVIEARKGVVEMLLINHPLDCPVCDQAGECHLQDLGFEHGAAKTRYEFDRRTFEKIDIGDKIQLHMTRCILCYRCVFTADQITNTRLHGILNRGDHSEISTYISKAVDNDFSGNVIDVCPVGALTDKTFRFKNRVWFTKPVDAHRDCDKCCGKVTLWYKGEDVIRVTGRKDVYGEVEEFICNTCRFDKKKTADWVIEGPRKISHKSVISSNHYEFTPLPVVKTNPVLLEANKEQFERDTRL; encoded by the coding sequence ATGAAAGTAACGATTGACGGAATACCCGTTGAAGTAGAACCAGGAACAAGCATACTTAATGCCGCGAGGCAGATAGGTGGCGACATTGTTCCGCCTGCTATGTGCTATTACTCCAAACTGGAAGGCAGCGGTGGTAAATGCCGTACCTGTTTGGTTAAGGTGACCAAAGGATCTGAAAAAGACCCACGCCCTATGCCAAAACTGGTAGCATCATGCCGTACCGGTGTTATGGATGGCATGGAAGTGCAAAATATTACATCGCCCGAAGTTATTGAGGCCCGCAAAGGTGTGGTTGAAATGTTATTGATCAATCACCCGCTGGATTGCCCTGTTTGCGACCAGGCCGGCGAATGTCACCTGCAGGATTTAGGCTTTGAGCACGGCGCGGCTAAAACCCGCTACGAATTTGACCGCCGTACTTTTGAAAAAATTGATATCGGCGATAAAATTCAGCTGCACATGACGCGCTGCATCCTTTGCTACCGTTGTGTTTTCACTGCCGACCAAATCACCAATACCCGTTTACACGGTATCCTGAACCGGGGCGATCATTCTGAGATATCTACTTACATCAGCAAAGCTGTTGATAACGATTTCTCGGGCAACGTAATAGATGTTTGCCCGGTAGGCGCGTTAACTGATAAAACCTTCCGCTTTAAAAACCGTGTTTGGTTTACCAAGCCGGTTGATGCACACCGCGATTGCGATAAATGCTGTGGTAAAGTAACTTTATGGTATAAGGGCGAGGATGTGATCAGGGTAACCGGCCGTAAAGATGTTTATGGCGAGGTAGAAGAATTTATCTGCAATACCTGCCGCTTTGATAAAAAGAAAACGGCTGATTGGGTAATTGAAGGCCCGCGTAAAATATCGCACAAATCGGTTATCAGCTCAAATCATTACGAGTTTACGCCGCTGCCGGTTGTTAAAACCAACCCGGTATTACTGGAAGCCAATAAAGAACAATTTGAAAGGGATACACGCTTATAA
- a CDS encoding complex I subunit 4 family protein, protein MTVSILIFLPVIAAVIVAFLKGNTAKYAALFFAIAELAVAGLFLSKFVPDATSQFVIDAPWIPRLGIYFKAGIDGISMIVVLLTVLLVPLIILSTFKHEYKNAGAFYGLILFMQAGLLLVFTAMDGFLFYVGWEAALIPIYFICALWGGENRIRITLKFFIYTFAGSLFMLVAIIYLYLQSPTKTFDIHAFYTLKLGTQQQSWVFLAFFLAFAIKMPVFPFHTWQPDTYTEAPTGGTMMLSGIMLKMGVYGAIRWMIPNAPAGLDHWQAIITSLAVIGIVYASIIAFKQTDGKRLVAYSSIAHVGLIAAGIFSWSQQGVQGAMVQMLNHGINVVGMFFIWDIISTRLNTREIGNLGGIAKVAPKFSIAFLIIVLGTVGLPLTNGFVGEFLLLDGVFQYSAFHYMNIALAVIAGTTIILGAVYMLRMYKNVMQGEANELTSNFKDISGSEQLVLGIICILIIGIGIYPQPILHISEAAVTNLINTLNTKPAF, encoded by the coding sequence ATGACCGTTAGTATATTAATTTTTTTACCGGTAATTGCTGCAGTTATAGTAGCCTTTTTAAAAGGCAACACAGCTAAATATGCCGCCTTATTTTTTGCAATAGCCGAGCTGGCAGTAGCGGGCTTGTTTTTAAGCAAGTTTGTACCCGATGCAACTTCGCAGTTTGTTATAGATGCCCCATGGATACCAAGGTTAGGCATTTATTTTAAAGCGGGTATTGATGGGATTAGCATGATTGTAGTGTTACTTACGGTATTGCTTGTTCCGCTTATCATATTAAGTACATTTAAGCATGAGTACAAAAACGCGGGTGCTTTTTACGGCTTGATTTTGTTTATGCAGGCTGGCTTGTTGTTGGTGTTTACTGCGATGGATGGCTTTTTGTTTTACGTAGGATGGGAGGCTGCATTAATTCCAATTTACTTTATATGCGCCCTTTGGGGTGGCGAAAATCGTATCCGCATTACGCTTAAGTTCTTTATCTACACGTTTGCAGGTTCGTTGTTTATGTTGGTGGCCATCATCTACCTGTACCTGCAATCACCAACGAAAACGTTTGATATACATGCCTTTTACACTTTAAAATTAGGCACTCAGCAGCAATCATGGGTGTTTTTGGCGTTCTTTTTGGCATTTGCCATTAAGATGCCTGTATTCCCCTTCCATACCTGGCAGCCCGATACTTATACAGAAGCCCCAACCGGCGGTACCATGATGCTATCAGGTATTATGCTTAAGATGGGTGTATATGGCGCTATTCGCTGGATGATCCCAAATGCACCTGCAGGTCTTGACCACTGGCAGGCCATTATCACTTCGTTAGCAGTAATAGGTATTGTTTATGCATCAATTATCGCTTTTAAGCAAACTGATGGCAAGCGTTTGGTGGCTTACTCGTCTATTGCCCACGTTGGCTTAATTGCCGCAGGGATATTTTCATGGAGCCAGCAGGGTGTACAAGGAGCGATGGTGCAGATGCTTAATCACGGTATAAACGTTGTTGGTATGTTTTTTATCTGGGATATCATCAGCACCCGTTTAAACACCCGCGAGATAGGAAATCTTGGTGGTATTGCTAAAGTAGCACCTAAATTTTCCATAGCGTTTTTAATTATTGTATTGGGTACTGTAGGCTTGCCGTTAACCAATGGTTTTGTAGGCGAGTTTTTACTGTTAGATGGGGTGTTTCAGTATAGCGCATTCCATTACATGAATATTGCTTTGGCTGTTATTGCCGGTACAACCATTATTTTAGGTGCGGTTTATATGCTGCGCATGTACAAAAATGTAATGCAGGGCGAAGCCAATGAGTTGACCAGTAATTTTAAAGACATCAGCGGATCTGAGCAATTGGTGCTTGGTATTATCTGCATATTAATAATTGGCATAGGTATTTATCCGCAACCTATTTTGCACATATCTGAGGCGGCTGTTACTAATTTGATAAATACTTTGAATACAAAACCAGCCTTTTAA
- the nuoH gene encoding NADH-quinone oxidoreductase subunit NuoH encodes MGTDLIFRIVLIVVIFLISLVVAMYSTYAERKIAAFFQDRIGPNRAGPWGILQPLADGGKMFLKEEIIPTNATSFLFIVGPCLAILTACIGSAVIPWGQKMVIGGHIVDLQVTDINVGVLYIFGVVSLGVYGVMIGGWASNNKYSLLGAIRAASQNISYEISMGLSIIALLMLTGTLSLKEIAEQQHGWNWNILRQPLGFLIFIVCAFAETNRTPFDLPECETELVGGYHTEYSSMKLGFYLFAEYINMFISSAVMATLYWGGYNYPGMDWVTAHVGPAIGPLIGTVVLFAKIFLFIFFFMWVRWTIPRFRYDQLMDLGWKILIPLAIANIVLTGVVSTALKHFGF; translated from the coding sequence ATGGGAACCGATTTAATATTTAGGATTGTACTGATCGTTGTTATTTTCCTGATCAGTTTGGTTGTAGCCATGTACTCAACTTATGCCGAGCGTAAAATAGCGGCGTTTTTCCAGGATAGGATAGGCCCTAACCGTGCCGGTCCGTGGGGAATTTTACAGCCGCTTGCCGATGGTGGCAAGATGTTTTTGAAAGAAGAGATCATCCCTACAAATGCTACCTCGTTCCTGTTCATCGTGGGGCCTTGTTTGGCTATACTGACAGCCTGTATAGGCTCGGCAGTTATTCCATGGGGACAAAAAATGGTTATTGGCGGTCATATTGTCGATTTGCAGGTTACCGATATTAACGTTGGTGTATTATATATCTTCGGCGTAGTATCATTAGGCGTTTATGGCGTAATGATTGGCGGCTGGGCATCAAACAATAAATACTCATTGTTAGGCGCTATCCGCGCGGCATCGCAAAATATCAGCTACGAAATTTCGATGGGCTTATCCATCATCGCCTTATTGATGCTTACCGGCACTTTAAGTTTGAAAGAGATTGCCGAGCAGCAGCACGGCTGGAACTGGAATATACTGCGTCAACCGCTGGGCTTTTTGATATTTATCGTATGCGCATTTGCCGAAACCAACCGTACCCCGTTTGACTTGCCCGAGTGCGAAACCGAGCTTGTAGGTGGTTATCACACGGAGTACTCATCAATGAAATTAGGTTTCTATTTGTTTGCAGAGTATATCAATATGTTCATTTCATCGGCAGTGATGGCTACCCTTTATTGGGGCGGTTATAACTATCCTGGTATGGATTGGGTTACAGCACATGTAGGCCCTGCAATTGGCCCGCTGATTGGGACAGTTGTGCTATTTGCAAAAATATTCCTGTTCATCTTCTTCTTCATGTGGGTACGCTGGACAATTCCGCGTTTCCGTTATGATCAGCTGATGGATTTGGGCTGGAAGATATTGATACCATTGGCTATTGCCAACATAGTGCTTACCGGTGTGGTGAGTACAGCACTTAAACACTTTGGATTTTAA
- the nuoL gene encoding NADH-quinone oxidoreductase subunit L gives MNQYIWLIPILPLAGFVINGLGRNSLSKGVIGFIGSALVLASFALSIAVFFQVKATGVINVNYFDWINAGPVKVPFAFLVDQLSSIMLLIITGVGFLIHLYSIGYMHDDKGFGKFFAYLNLFVFFMLLLVMGSNYIIMFIGWEGVGLCSYLLIGFWYTNASYADAAKKAFIMNRIGDLGFLMGVFLIIYAFGTVEFASLFPKVAAMKVGAAPLTAIALLLFVGAMGKSAQLPLFTWLPDAMAGPTPVSALIHAATMVTAGIYMIARSNIIYTLSPFAMEVVAIVGLATALFAALIALTQTDIKKVLAYSTVSQLGYMFLGLGVGAYTGSFFHVLTHAFFKALLFLGAGSVIHAMGGEQDMRKMGGLRGKIKITFWTMMIGTIAISGIPPFSGFFSKDEILAHAYEHSTTFYVIGVFTAMLTSFYMFRMMYLTFWGKFRGTHEQEHHLHESPATMTIPLIVLAILSMVGGLIGVPEVLGGHHELGQYLAPVFKASTAALPMHELSAGTEKALMIISVALAFAALIYAYVKYVKNGRVPVADTEERPALTSLSYHKFYVDELYDFLFRKPLDFLSTFFYNVVDKLGIDGLVNGIGKGTIETSKGLRLLQTGNVGFYIFVMVLGIIGVLLYTVFGLTKV, from the coding sequence ATGAATCAATATATCTGGCTTATTCCCATATTACCGTTAGCCGGTTTTGTTATTAACGGGCTTGGCCGTAATTCATTATCAAAAGGCGTAATAGGCTTTATTGGCAGTGCGCTGGTATTGGCATCTTTTGCCTTAAGTATTGCCGTTTTCTTCCAGGTAAAAGCCACCGGGGTAATTAACGTTAATTATTTCGATTGGATTAACGCAGGCCCTGTAAAAGTGCCTTTCGCGTTTCTTGTAGATCAATTGAGTTCTATCATGCTGCTGATTATTACCGGGGTAGGTTTCCTTATACACCTATATTCTATTGGCTATATGCATGATGATAAAGGCTTCGGTAAATTCTTTGCTTATTTAAATCTGTTTGTGTTTTTCATGCTTTTATTGGTGATGGGTTCAAACTACATCATCATGTTTATAGGATGGGAGGGTGTTGGTTTATGCTCATACCTGTTGATAGGTTTTTGGTATACCAATGCAAGCTACGCGGATGCCGCTAAAAAGGCATTCATTATGAACCGCATTGGCGATCTTGGCTTTTTGATGGGTGTATTCCTCATCATCTATGCTTTTGGCACCGTTGAATTCGCATCCCTTTTCCCTAAAGTAGCGGCAATGAAAGTTGGCGCCGCGCCGCTTACAGCTATTGCTTTATTGCTGTTTGTAGGTGCAATGGGTAAATCGGCACAGTTGCCGTTGTTTACCTGGTTACCGGACGCGATGGCCGGCCCCACACCGGTTTCGGCATTAATACACGCTGCAACAATGGTTACTGCCGGTATTTATATGATTGCCCGCTCAAACATTATTTATACATTATCGCCATTTGCTATGGAAGTGGTGGCAATAGTAGGTTTGGCTACAGCATTGTTTGCCGCACTAATTGCCCTTACACAAACCGATATTAAAAAGGTGTTGGCTTACTCAACCGTATCGCAATTGGGCTATATGTTTTTGGGTCTGGGCGTTGGCGCTTACACAGGTTCTTTCTTCCACGTATTAACCCATGCTTTTTTTAAAGCCTTATTATTCCTTGGTGCGGGTTCTGTTATTCATGCAATGGGCGGCGAACAGGATATGCGCAAGATGGGTGGATTGAGAGGTAAGATAAAGATTACCTTTTGGACTATGATGATAGGTACCATTGCGATTTCTGGTATCCCGCCATTCTCAGGTTTCTTTTCAAAAGACGAAATTTTAGCCCACGCCTACGAACATAGCACTACGTTTTATGTAATTGGTGTGTTTACAGCGATGCTAACATCTTTCTATATGTTCCGGATGATGTACCTTACTTTCTGGGGTAAATTCCGCGGAACGCATGAGCAGGAACATCATTTGCATGAGTCGCCGGCTACCATGACTATTCCTTTGATTGTATTAGCTATATTGTCCATGGTGGGTGGTTTAATAGGTGTGCCCGAAGTATTAGGCGGCCACCATGAGTTAGGGCAATACCTTGCGCCGGTATTTAAAGCATCAACTGCCGCGTTGCCAATGCATGAATTATCTGCAGGTACAGAAAAAGCATTGATGATAATTTCGGTAGCCTTAGCATTTGCAGCATTAATTTATGCTTATGTTAAATATGTTAAAAACGGCCGCGTACCGGTGGCTGATACCGAGGAGCGTCCTGCACTAACCAGCTTATCATACCATAAATTTTATGTTGATGAGCTGTATGACTTTCTTTTCCGTAAGCCTTTGGATTTCCTGTCAACCTTCTTCTACAACGTGGTAGATAAATTAGGTATCGATGGCCTGGTTAATGGCATAGGCAAGGGTACAATTGAAACCAGTAAAGGCTTGCGCTTATTGCAAACAGGTAATGTAGGTTTTTACATATTTGTAATGGTACTGGGTATTATAGGCGTGCTGCTGTATACCGTATTTGGATTAACTAAAGTATAA
- a CDS encoding NuoI/complex I 23 kDa subunit family protein produces the protein MESLSNKKKVLEVKPLNFLERAYLPAIVGGLATTMKHFFKKPVTISYPEEKREFSENFRGMHSLKRDEDGKERCTACGLCALSCPAEAITMTAAERQKGEEHLYREEKYAAVYEINMLRCIFCGLCEEACPKEAIYLDGDIVPADYLRKDFIYGKDKLVEAPLNQ, from the coding sequence ATGGAATCATTAAGCAATAAGAAAAAAGTATTGGAAGTAAAGCCGCTCAATTTTCTGGAGCGTGCTTACCTGCCTGCCATTGTTGGCGGTTTGGCTACTACCATGAAGCACTTTTTCAAAAAACCGGTAACAATTAGTTATCCTGAAGAGAAGCGTGAGTTTTCTGAAAACTTCCGCGGCATGCATTCGCTTAAGCGTGATGAGGATGGTAAAGAACGTTGCACCGCATGTGGTTTGTGCGCTTTATCATGCCCTGCTGAAGCTATTACCATGACAGCCGCCGAGCGCCAGAAAGGCGAAGAGCACCTGTACCGGGAGGAAAAATACGCCGCTGTTTACGAAATAAATATGCTGCGTTGCATTTTTTGCGGCTTATGCGAAGAGGCCTGCCCTAAAGAGGCCATTTACCTTGACGGAGATATTGTACCTGCCGACTATTTAAGGAAGGATTTTATTTACGGTAAAGACAAATTAGTAGAGGCACCCTTAAATCAATAA